Proteins from one Staphylococcus sp. IVB6214 genomic window:
- a CDS encoding NADP-dependent oxidoreductase — translation MKAVQLQKYNKDLNVTVNEIPVPTIQTDEVLIKVAYAAINPLEKLTITGAVKLIQDYPKPVTLGNELSGTVVEVGQAVQSLAAGDVVYTRLPITRIGAFAEYVAVKADFLTTIPKNIDAKTATAAPLTGLTAYQALTEELEVEAGKTLFISGGSGSFGQMAVPLAKSMGLKVIISGNTRSKDAFLAKGVDQYIDYTKENYWEVLSDVDYVIDTLGPKEFEKELSIMKPGGKIVSLINAPNKAFAEKQGFSKFKTLLFTLAGQKFDRKAKAQGVTYRFIFVRADGEQLKVITDMIERENIVPAVDPRIFNIDEIETALDYTFNQRTNGKVLIQFDTERTQ, via the coding sequence ATGAAGGCCGTGCAATTACAGAAATATAATAAAGATTTAAATGTAACAGTGAATGAAATACCTGTCCCAACCATTCAAACAGATGAGGTATTAATCAAGGTCGCATATGCAGCAATTAACCCTTTAGAAAAGTTGACAATTACAGGTGCTGTAAAACTAATTCAAGACTATCCTAAGCCAGTCACACTCGGCAATGAATTGTCAGGAACAGTTGTAGAAGTAGGACAAGCCGTTCAAAGTTTGGCTGCAGGGGATGTCGTCTATACACGCCTACCCATCACACGCATCGGAGCATTTGCTGAATATGTTGCCGTAAAAGCTGACTTTTTGACAACCATTCCTAAAAATATAGATGCAAAAACAGCAACTGCAGCACCATTAACAGGCTTAACAGCATATCAAGCATTAACAGAAGAACTTGAAGTAGAAGCAGGGAAAACACTTTTCATCTCTGGTGGTTCAGGTAGCTTCGGACAGATGGCAGTCCCGCTTGCAAAATCAATGGGGCTTAAAGTTATAATTTCAGGAAATACACGCTCAAAAGATGCTTTCTTAGCAAAAGGGGTTGATCAATATATCGACTATACGAAGGAAAACTACTGGGAAGTCTTATCCGATGTGGATTATGTTATCGACACATTAGGGCCAAAAGAATTTGAGAAGGAATTGTCGATTATGAAGCCGGGTGGAAAGATTGTCAGCCTAATCAATGCACCGAACAAAGCATTTGCAGAGAAACAAGGATTTTCGAAGTTTAAAACATTGTTATTTACATTAGCTGGGCAAAAATTTGATCGCAAGGCGAAAGCACAAGGTGTGACATACCGCTTCATCTTTGTACGTGCTGATGGTGAACAATTGAAAGTCATCACGGACATGATTGAGCGTGAAAATATCGTTCCGGCCGTAGACCCACGTATCTTCAATATCGACGAAATAGAAACAGCACTTGATTATACATTCAATCAACGTACAAATGGCAAAGTATTGATTCAATTCGATACAGAGCGTACACAATAA
- the yycF gene encoding response regulator YycF, with translation MAKKVVVVDDEKPIADILEFNLKKEGYDVFVAYDGDDAVELIYAQEPDIVLLDIMLPGRDGMEVCREVRKKHDMPIIMLTAKDSEIDKVLGLELGADDYVTKPFSTRELIARVKANLRRHHAQPSVDSSQQSNEIAIKDIVVYPDAYSIKKRGESIDLTHREFELFHYLSKHMGQVMTREHLLQTVWGYDYFGDVRTVDVTIRRLREKIEDDPSHPDYIVTRRGVGYFLQHHE, from the coding sequence ATGGCGAAAAAAGTAGTTGTAGTAGACGACGAAAAACCAATTGCAGATATACTTGAGTTTAACTTGAAAAAAGAAGGATATGACGTCTTTGTTGCCTACGATGGTGATGATGCAGTCGAGTTAATCTATGCCCAAGAGCCGGACATTGTTTTACTCGATATTATGTTACCAGGTCGAGACGGTATGGAAGTCTGCCGTGAGGTGCGCAAAAAACATGATATGCCAATCATTATGTTAACGGCGAAAGACTCTGAGATTGATAAAGTGTTAGGGCTTGAGCTCGGCGCAGATGACTATGTAACGAAGCCGTTCAGTACACGTGAATTAATCGCACGTGTCAAAGCCAATTTACGTCGTCACCATGCACAACCAAGCGTTGACAGTAGCCAGCAGTCTAACGAGATTGCGATTAAAGATATCGTAGTGTATCCAGATGCGTATTCAATTAAAAAACGTGGTGAGTCAATTGATCTGACACACCGTGAGTTCGAATTGTTCCACTATCTTTCTAAACATATGGGACAAGTGATGACACGTGAACACTTATTACAAACCGTATGGGGTTATGATTATTTTGGAGATGTACGTACAGTAGATGTGACAATTCGTCGCTTGCGTGAAAAGATTGAAGATGATCCATCACATCCAGACTATATCGTGACACGTCGAGGTGTGGGATATTTCCTACAACATCATGAGTAG
- the walK gene encoding cell wall metabolism sensor histidine kinase WalK, translating to MKWLKQFQSLHTKLVIVYVLLIIIGMQIIGLYFTNSLEKEMTETFKTNIAQNAKQIELSIERIYAEGNNTTNTQKEIQNLLNEYANRNEMIEIRFIDTDQIIVATSKQSNRHLINQKANDSAIQKALSLRQSNSEVVLKDYGEGKQRVWIKNMPVTTSKGLIGNIYIESNINQVYDQLSDINQIFIVGTGISLIITVILGFFIARTITKPITDMRNQTVEMSKGNYTQRVKIYGNDEIGELALAFNNLSKRVQEAQANTESEKRRLDSVIRHMSDGVIATDRRGRIKIINDMALKMLGKTKEDVEGAFIFDVLDLNDELSLDELNDNNESLLIDINEEDGIIARLNFSTIVQNTGFVNGYIAMLHDVTEQQQIERERREFVANVSHELRTPLTSMNSYIEALEQGAWKDESIAPQFLSVTREETERMIRLVNDLLHLSKMDNKSEQITKEIVDFNMFINKIINRHEMSAKETTFVRDIPSQTIFTEIDPDKMTQVFDNVITNALKYSRGEKRVEFHVKHNATHQRLTVRIKDNGIGIPVNKVDKIFDRFFRVDKARTRKMGGTGLGLAISKEIVEAHNGRIWANSVEGQGTSIFITLPCEVIEDGDWDAN from the coding sequence ATGAAGTGGTTAAAACAATTTCAATCTCTTCACACCAAACTGGTTATCGTGTATGTTTTGTTGATTATTATCGGTATGCAGATTATCGGTCTGTACTTCACCAATAGTCTAGAAAAAGAAATGACCGAGACATTCAAAACGAACATTGCACAAAATGCTAAGCAGATCGAGTTGAGTATTGAAAGGATCTATGCAGAAGGTAACAATACAACCAACACACAGAAAGAAATTCAGAACTTGCTGAATGAATATGCGAACCGCAATGAAATGATTGAAATTCGCTTCATTGATACAGACCAGATTATCGTTGCGACGTCGAAGCAGTCTAATCGCCACCTCATCAATCAGAAGGCGAATGACAGTGCGATTCAGAAAGCATTGTCGTTGCGCCAATCGAACTCGGAAGTGGTCTTGAAAGATTATGGAGAGGGCAAGCAGCGTGTATGGATTAAAAATATGCCGGTGACAACGAGTAAGGGGCTCATCGGTAATATTTACATTGAATCGAATATTAACCAAGTGTACGATCAACTGAGTGATATCAACCAGATATTTATTGTCGGTACAGGTATTTCACTGATTATTACAGTGATTTTAGGTTTCTTCATTGCGCGTACGATTACGAAACCAATCACAGATATGCGTAACCAGACGGTTGAGATGTCGAAAGGGAACTACACACAACGTGTGAAAATCTACGGTAATGACGAAATTGGTGAACTGGCACTGGCGTTCAACAACCTTTCGAAGCGTGTACAAGAAGCACAGGCGAATACAGAAAGTGAGAAGCGGCGCCTGGACTCGGTGATCCGTCATATGAGTGACGGTGTTATTGCGACGGACCGACGTGGGCGGATTAAGATTATTAACGACATGGCGTTGAAAATGCTCGGTAAGACGAAGGAAGATGTCGAAGGTGCGTTCATCTTTGACGTATTGGACTTGAATGACGAACTCAGCTTAGATGAACTGAATGATAACAATGAAAGCTTACTGATTGATATCAACGAAGAAGACGGTATTATTGCACGCCTGAACTTTAGTACGATTGTCCAAAACACAGGATTTGTGAACGGTTATATTGCGATGTTGCATGATGTGACCGAACAGCAACAAATCGAACGAGAACGTCGAGAATTCGTGGCCAATGTATCGCATGAATTACGCACGCCTCTGACGTCGATGAATAGCTATATCGAGGCGTTAGAACAAGGCGCATGGAAAGATGAGTCGATCGCGCCGCAATTCTTGTCAGTAACGAGAGAAGAGACGGAACGCATGATTCGACTCGTGAACGATCTGTTACACTTATCGAAAATGGATAACAAGTCGGAACAGATTACGAAAGAGATTGTCGACTTCAACATGTTTATCAACAAAATCATCAACCGTCATGAGATGTCAGCGAAGGAAACGACATTCGTACGTGATATTCCGAGTCAGACGATCTTTACAGAAATTGACCCGGACAAGATGACACAAGTGTTTGATAACGTCATCACCAATGCGTTGAAGTATTCACGTGGTGAGAAGCGGGTAGAGTTCCATGTGAAACATAATGCGACACACCAACGACTCACAGTTCGTATTAAAGATAATGGTATCGGTATTCCGGTAAACAAGGTCGATAAAATCTTTGATCGCTTTTTCCGTGTGGATAAGGCTCGTACACGAAAGATGGGTGGTACAGGACTCGGTCTTGCCATTTCTAAAGAGATTGTCGAAGCACACAATGGTCGTATATGGGCGAATAGTGTAGAAGGTCAAGGAACGTCTATCTTTATTACGTTACCATGTGAAGTCATAGAAGATGGTGATTGGGATGCGAATTAA